The window CCGGTCACCGGATTGGTGCTGGCGACATGCTGGTCGCCGGTCAGCGCATGGCAGACAAGGATGGCGTTGGAGCGCGCGTCGTTCAACGTGCCGTAGGTCTGGTAGGCGATCTGGAAGGGTGACAGCAACGTGCCGGCGTCCAGCTTCAGCGGCTTGTCGGGGCCGAAGCGCAGCACCGGGCTCGACGGTTGGTCGGCCTCGTTGTTGGTCCTTGCAATGCGCTCAGCGGCCATTCGCATTCCCCATCCGTCCCACATCACGCCGATGCGGTGTCCGGCCGGCGGCGGACAACAAAAAACCGGCAATGCCGTCGCAAAGCCGGTTACGGATGCAAACGGCCCTTTAGCGAGTTGTTTAACGTGGCTGCAAGCCGACCGGCCAAATCACCACGGAAAGTCTTGTCGCTCTTCTAGGACTAGTGCTGCGCTTCGTCAACGGGAAGCCTTGTGGCGCAACCGCCGCCTCTCGACATTCCGGACAACGGCTTGTATTTCCGCTGCGGCCTGCCGACAAAGGCCTTCTCGACGGATTTGTGACATGAAGCAGGATCAAGCACGTCCGACGCCCCGCGCGGGCATTATGGACATCGAGGCCTACGTGCCCGGCAAGAGCACGGCGCCGGCCGGCGTGACGAAGGTCTACAAGCTGTCGTCGAACGAGAATCCGCTCGGGCCCTCGCCCAAGGCGATCGAGGCAGCACGAGACGTGGCCGCCAGGCTCGACGTCTATCCTGACGGCAGCGCCAGGCGGCTGCGCGAGGCGATCGCCGAGGTGCATGGGCTCAACCCGGCAAACATCATCTGCTCCAACGGTTCCGACGAGATCCTGGGGCTGCTGGCGCAGACTTACCTTGCGCCCGGCGACGAGGCCGTGTTCACCGAGCACGCCTTCATGGTCTACAAGATCTACATCCAGGCGGCGGGCGCCACGCCGGTGGCGGTCAAGGAAACCGACGAGCGCGCCGACATCGACGCGATCCTCGCCGCGGTGACGCCGCGCACAAAAATCGTGTTCCTTGCCAATCCCAACAATCCGACCGGCACCTACGTGCCCTTCCAGGAGGTGCGCCGGCTGCATGCCGGGCTGCCGAGGAATGTGCTCCTGGTGCTCGACGCGGCCTACGCCGAATATGTGCGGCGCAACGACTACGAAGCCGGCATCGAGCTGGCGGGCTCGTCCGAGAATGTCGTCATGACCCGCACCTTCTCCAAGCTCGGCCTCGGCGGCGCGCGGATCGGCTGGATGTATGGGCCGGCGCATATCGTCGATGCGATCAATCGCGTACGCGGCCCCTTCAACGTCAATGCCACCGCGATCGAGGCCGGCATCGCGGCGATCCGCGACCGCGCCCATGTCGAGCGCAGCGTGGCGCATAACGAGAAATGGCTGGCCTGGGTCAGCGGGGAGTTGACGAGGCTCGGGTTGCGGGTGACGCCCAGCGTCGGCAATTTCGTGCTGATCCACTTTCCCGACGACAAGAAGCATTCGGCAGCCGCCGCTGACGATTATCTCAGCCAGCGCGGCTATATCCTGCGCCGCGTTTCCGGCTACGGCTTCCCCAACGCGCTGCGCATGAGCATCGGCATCGAAGAGGCCAATCGCGGCGTCGTCGATGCGCTGACGAATTTCCTGAAAAGCTAGAACGCCATGACATCACCGATGTTCGAAAAGATCGCGCTGGTCGGCATCGGCCTGATCGGCTCGTCGCTCGCCCGGGTCATCCGCCGCGAGAGGCTGGCCGGCCATGTAGCGATCGCCACGCGCAGCAAATCGACGCTTAAGCGCGCCGAGGAACTCGACCTCGGCGATTCTTATACGACCGACGCCGGCGAAGCGGTCCGCGATGCGGATCTGATCATCGTCTCGGTGCCGGTCGGATCGTCCGGTGAGGTGGCGAAGGAAATCGCGCCGGCGCTGAAGAAGGGCGCCATTCTCACCGACGTCGGTTCGACCAAGGCTTCGGTGATCGCGCAGATTGAGCCGCATGTGCCCGAGGGCGTGCATTTCATTCCCGGCCATCCGCTCGCCGGCACGGAAAAATCCGGACCGGATGCCGGGTTCGCCGATCTCTTCGACAACCGCTGGTGCATCTTCACGCCGCTTCCCGGCACCGACCCGGCAGCACTGAAGAAGCTGTCGGAATTCTGGCGGCGCTGCGGCTCCAACATCGACACGATGGACCCGCAGCATCACGACATGACCTTGGCCATCGTCTCGCACCTGCCTCACATCATCGCCTACAATATTGTCGGCACCGCCGACGATCTGGAATCGGTAACCAAAACGGAAGTCATCAAATATTCCGCTTCCGGCTTTCGCGACTTCACCCGCCTGGCCGCTTCCGATCCGACCATGTGGCGGGATGTGTGCCTGCACAACAAGGACGCCATCCTGGAGATGCTGGCGCGCTTCTCGGAGGACCTTGCCTCGCTGCAGCGGGCGATCCGCTGGGGCGACGGCGAAAAGCTGTTCGATCTCTTCACCCGCACGCGCGCCGTCCGCCGCTCGATCATCGAGGCCGGCCAGGACATCGATGCGCCGGACTTCGGCCGGCAGGCCGTCGAGCATCCGGTTTCCAAGACCTAGCCAGGTGACTGTGACGGCGGCCAGCGGCCGCCATCATCGCCAGCCTTAGTCGACCGGCTTGATCTTGCCCAGCGGGATGAAGCCGAGCGATGCCTTGCCCTTGACGATCCTGAGCGGCATCGACGGTTCGTTGCCGAGCATCGCCAAGCCGGCAAAGCCCTGCTCGATCTCGCTCTTGTGTTCGGGAATGGCGCCGGCAAGGATGGCCGCCACGGCCTTTGGATCCTTGAGCTTGACCGTCAGATCGGCATCGACCAAGCCGTCGGCGCCGACCGAGACGGGTCCCGACACGGTGATGCGCGCCGTTCCCGACGACAGGTCGAGCCTGGCGATGTCGACCGCCTGGCCGCGAAGGCTTTTG is drawn from Mesorhizobium sp. B1-1-8 and contains these coding sequences:
- the hisC gene encoding histidinol-phosphate transaminase, with the translated sequence MKQDQARPTPRAGIMDIEAYVPGKSTAPAGVTKVYKLSSNENPLGPSPKAIEAARDVAARLDVYPDGSARRLREAIAEVHGLNPANIICSNGSDEILGLLAQTYLAPGDEAVFTEHAFMVYKIYIQAAGATPVAVKETDERADIDAILAAVTPRTKIVFLANPNNPTGTYVPFQEVRRLHAGLPRNVLLVLDAAYAEYVRRNDYEAGIELAGSSENVVMTRTFSKLGLGGARIGWMYGPAHIVDAINRVRGPFNVNATAIEAGIAAIRDRAHVERSVAHNEKWLAWVSGELTRLGLRVTPSVGNFVLIHFPDDKKHSAAAADDYLSQRGYILRRVSGYGFPNALRMSIGIEEANRGVVDALTNFLKS
- a CDS encoding prephenate/arogenate dehydrogenase family protein yields the protein MTSPMFEKIALVGIGLIGSSLARVIRRERLAGHVAIATRSKSTLKRAEELDLGDSYTTDAGEAVRDADLIIVSVPVGSSGEVAKEIAPALKKGAILTDVGSTKASVIAQIEPHVPEGVHFIPGHPLAGTEKSGPDAGFADLFDNRWCIFTPLPGTDPAALKKLSEFWRRCGSNIDTMDPQHHDMTLAIVSHLPHIIAYNIVGTADDLESVTKTEVIKYSASGFRDFTRLAASDPTMWRDVCLHNKDAILEMLARFSEDLASLQRAIRWGDGEKLFDLFTRTRAVRRSIIEAGQDIDAPDFGRQAVEHPVSKT